Sequence from the Mesorhizobium sp. PAMC28654 genome:
TCGGGAATATCGAGGCAGATGATCCTGGCCTTCTTCAGGCTCGCCTTGAATTTCTTCTGCAGCTTGGCGCGATGCGCCTTTTCCATGACGAAGATGATATCGGCCCACGCGACCAGTTCGTTCGTCAGCGGCGTATCGGCATCGTGGTTTGTCCCCGCCGACGCGACCTCGATATTCCCAAATTTGGAAAACACCTGCTCGGCGGTCGGGCTGCGCAAGCGGTTCTGACTGCAGACGAAGAGGACTTTCTTCAATGGTGTCTATCGCGCCAGATCAGCCACCACGGCATCGAGCACGATCATGCCGGCCGGGGTGGCGCGCAGACGGGTATTGCCGATCGACGCCACCAGCCCCTCGCCCTGCAGCATCGACAGACGCGCGCTCGACAGACCGCGCCCGGAAAACGCTTCGTAGCGGGAGAGGTCGATGCCCTCGGCAAGCCGCAGGCCCATCAGCAGGAATTCGTCGGCTTCTTCCGAGCGCGTCAAGACCTCGCCGCCGGTGATGCCGTGGCCCTTGGCCTCGACCAGATTGGCCCAGGTTTCCGGCATCCTCTCGGCGATCGTCACCACGCGACGCCCGCTTTCGACGAAGCGGCCATGCGCGCCGGGGCCGACGCCGACATATTCGCCATAGCGCCAATAGGTCAGATTGTGCCGGCTCTCGGCGCCCGGCCTGGCGTGGTTGGAAATCTCATAGGCCGGCAGCCCATGCGCCGTCGTGATCTCCTGCGTCAACGCATAGAGATCGGCGGCATGGTCATTGTCGGGAATGATGAATTTCTTCGCCGCGTGCAGGGCGTGGAAGGGCGTACCTTCCTCGATGGTCAACTGATAAAGCGACAGATGATCGGCGGCGTGGCCGATCGCCTGTTCGAGCTCGGCCTGCCAGTCTTCCGGGGTCTGGCCCGGCCGGGCATAGATGAGATCGAAAGACAGCCGCGGAAAGATTTCGCGCGCCAGGCCGATCGCATGGAGTGCCTCCGACACATTGTGTAGCCGACCAAGGAAACGCAAATCCTTGTCGTTCAGCGCCTGCACGCCGAGCGAAACGCGGTTGACGCCGGCTGCCCGGTAGCCGCGAAACCGCTCGGCCTCGACCGATGACGGGTTGGCTTCCAGCGTCACCTCGATGCCATCAGGCACCGTCCAGTTCTTCGCGACGGCGTCCAAAACCCTGGACACCGTTTCCGGCTTCATCAGCGACGGCGTGCCGCCGCCGAGAAAAACGCTGGTGACCTCGCGCGGACCGGTGCGCTGGCGCATCGTCGCCAGTTCCGCCTCGAAGGCGCTGGCAAAACGGTCCTGGTCGACCGGCTGGTGGCGGACATGGCTGTTGAAATCGCAATAGGGGCATTTGGCCGCGCAGAACGGCCAATGGATGTAGACGCCGAAGCCGGGGCTACGGTCGAGCAGCATGCTCATGCCGAACCCAATCTGGCGCGAGCGAATTTCTGGTACGCACGGGCGCGGTGCGACAGGGCCGTCGACTGGCCGGGCTTCCAGCCGTGTTTTTCCTCGGCGCTCATCTCGCCGAAGGTTTTTTCGAAACCGTTGGGCAGGAACACCGGGTCATAGCCGAAGCCGATGTCGCCACGTGGCGGCCAGACCAGCGTGCCTTCGGCCTCGCCGCGATAATATTCGGCCTCGCCGTCAGGAAAGGCGAGGCAAATGACGGCGACAAAGCGCCCTTTGCGCTGCGCCGGCTCGGCGGCGCCGACTTCCTGGAGCGCCACTTCGGTGCGCTGCATGGCCATGCCGAAATCGCGCGAACCGTCAGCTGTTTCGGCCCAATTGGCGGTGTAGACGCCTGGCGCGCCGTCGAGAGCATCGACGCACAGGCCGGAATCGTCAGACAGCGCCGGCAGGCCGGTTGCCCGGGCGGCGGCAAGCGCCTTGATGTAGGCGTTTTCCTCAAAAGTCGTGCCGGTCTCGTCAGGTTCTGGCAAGCCGTAGTCCCTGGCCGATTTCGCCTCGAAGCCGAACGGCCCCATCAGGTCGGCGAATTCGCGCAGCTTGCCGGCATTGTGGCTGGCGACGACGATCTTTTTTCCGTCAAGCGTATGCATCAAAGGCCCCAGATTCTTGGCTCGGCGAATTCGATCGAATTGCCCGAGGGGTCGCGTATATAGATCGAACGGCCGCCTTGTGGCCATTCGAATTCGCTCTCGATGACAATCTTCTTCGCCTCAAGATGCGCCTTCCAGCCGGCGATTTCCATGGCGCTGGCGGCAAAGCAGAGATGACCTCCGCCGACAGTGCCATGCGCAGGCACTTTCAGTCTCGCGTCGGGTGCGGGCGGCACTTTCGTCGCCTCGGCGTTGAAGATGAGTAGCACGCCGGCGCCACAGCGAAAGAAAAGGTGCCGGCCTTCGACCTTGCCGAGGAGGTGGAGGCCGAGGATATCGGTGTAGAATTCTTCCGCGGCCGCCAGATCGGTGACGTAGAGGGCTGATTCCAGAATTGCTGAGGGAGTCACGAAGCGCCCCCCTCTGCCCTGCCGGGCATCTCCCGCTCAAGTGGGGAGATTGGCTGTATCAAATGCCTCCGCCAAACCTCACAGCCGTAGAAAGTGCGCCGACTTTGAAGCCTCCAATCTCCGCCCTTGAGCGGGAGATGCCCGGCAGGGCAGAGGGGGGCGTTCAAGCTCGGCATTTAAAACTAAGCCACCGCCATCTGCTGCAGGCTGACCAGGCGCTGGATGCCCTTCTTGGCCAGGCCCATCAGGGACGCGAACTGCTCTTCGGAGAAGGGTTCGCCCTCGGCCGTGCCCTGGATCTCGACGATGCCGCCCTTGCCGGTCA
This genomic interval carries:
- the rdgB gene encoding RdgB/HAM1 family non-canonical purine NTP pyrophosphatase, coding for MHTLDGKKIVVASHNAGKLREFADLMGPFGFEAKSARDYGLPEPDETGTTFEENAYIKALAAARATGLPALSDDSGLCVDALDGAPGVYTANWAETADGSRDFGMAMQRTEVALQEVGAAEPAQRKGRFVAVICLAFPDGEAEYYRGEAEGTLVWPPRGDIGFGYDPVFLPNGFEKTFGEMSAEEKHGWKPGQSTALSHRARAYQKFARARLGSA
- a CDS encoding low molecular weight protein tyrosine phosphatase family protein; translated protein: MKKVLFVCSQNRLRSPTAEQVFSKFGNIEVASAGTNHDADTPLTNELVAWADIIFVMEKAHRAKLQKKFKASLKKARIICLDIPDDYEFMDPALVRLLEVRASSYLA
- a CDS encoding VOC family protein, encoding MTPSAILESALYVTDLAAAEEFYTDILGLHLLGKVEGRHLFFRCGAGVLLIFNAEATKVPPAPDARLKVPAHGTVGGGHLCFAASAMEIAGWKAHLEAKKIVIESEFEWPQGGRSIYIRDPSGNSIEFAEPRIWGL
- the hemW gene encoding radical SAM family heme chaperone HemW, which translates into the protein MSMLLDRSPGFGVYIHWPFCAAKCPYCDFNSHVRHQPVDQDRFASAFEAELATMRQRTGPREVTSVFLGGGTPSLMKPETVSRVLDAVAKNWTVPDGIEVTLEANPSSVEAERFRGYRAAGVNRVSLGVQALNDKDLRFLGRLHNVSEALHAIGLAREIFPRLSFDLIYARPGQTPEDWQAELEQAIGHAADHLSLYQLTIEEGTPFHALHAAKKFIIPDNDHAADLYALTQEITTAHGLPAYEISNHARPGAESRHNLTYWRYGEYVGVGPGAHGRFVESGRRVVTIAERMPETWANLVEAKGHGITGGEVLTRSEEADEFLLMGLRLAEGIDLSRYEAFSGRGLSSARLSMLQGEGLVASIGNTRLRATPAGMIVLDAVVADLAR